The region TCTCATCAGGTAATGTCTCAAAGTTCTGTATGGCTTTCTCCCTTATCTTACTTAAAGATGGAAGATCGGCAACAAGCTCACCATTCTCAATATACTTTTTGAGTAAAGGTCTTCCACCTTTAACTTCCTCATCATATGCTGTTATAAGATCGTACTTTATCTTCCCATCCTCATAAAATCTGTATATCTGCTTTTTGTAGGGTAATGTAACCTTCTTTTTACTCAGTTTCATAACAGGTCTTCCATCATACTCAACAAGCTTGTAGGCGCAATCAAGATATGGAAGGTCTGCAGATACAACAAGCTCAGTTCCAACACCCCATCCATCTATAGGAGCTCCTCTATCAAGGAGATCTTTTATCTTGTACTCGTTTATACCTCCACTTGCTATAATGATCGCATCTTTGTATCCATTACTATCAAGTATCTTCCTTGCCTCTACTGACAGTTTCAGAAGATCTCCGCTGTCAAGCCTTACCCCTTTAAATCTCTCCATTCCCATCTCTTTCATAGCTTTTACAGCATTCTCAACACCTTTAACTGTGTCAAATGTATCAACAAGAAGAACAGCATTTTCAGGGTATACTTTTGCGAAAGCTTGGAATGCCTTTTTCTCATCACCGTAGGCTAGTATAAACGAGTGAGCCATAGTCCCAAATATAGGTATGCCGTACTCCTTTCCGGCGAGAACATTTGATGTCCCTGCAAAACCACCTATGTATGAAGCTCTTGCAGCTTTCATACCTGCGTCTGTTCCGTGAGATCTTCTAAGACCAAAATCAACAAGAATAGTTCCCCTTGCAACTGAGTAAGATCTCATAGCTTTTGTTGCCACAAGTATTGGAAGCTGGAGAGTGTTGATAAGAAATGTCTCAACTATCTGTGCTTCAATAAGTGGAGCCTCAACCTGAACAACAGGCTCATTTGGGAATATTATCTCACCTTCATCTATAGCATAAAGATTACCTGTAAATCTGAAATTTTTAAGGTAACTGAGAAAGTCCTCATCAAACTTTCCGGTTGATCTGAGATAATCTATATCTTCATCTGTAAATCTTATATTCAGAAGGTAGTAGATAAGCTGTTCAAGACCTGCATTTAAAAGGTAAGATCTGTTTTCAACAGGTCTTGTATAGAAATCAAATATGGCTGTTTTATTCATACCATCCTTAAAATAGACCTGAGCCATTGTAAGTTCGTAAAGATCTGTCAGTATAGACATATTATCTTCATTTACAAAGCCAAACCTCATCTTAAAGCTCCTTCCTTATTTTTCAAGAACTGTGATATCTGGTCTGAAAGCCTTGTTACATTTCCTGCTCCAAGGATAAGGAGAACATCATCTTTCTTTAGTATATTCTTCAGTATATTAAATGTCTTCTGTAGATCCTCACCGTATAGAACGGTCTTCCCCGTTTCCTTTTTAATATCTGAAGATAGCTTCTCTCCGTTTACACTGTCAATAGGGCTCTCACCTGCCGGGAATATCTCTGTTATAACTGTGATATCAGGAATGTTAAACGATCTTACAAAATGGTCATAAAGGGAGAAAGTCCTTGAGTA is a window of Persephonella marina EX-H1 DNA encoding:
- a CDS encoding nicotinate phosphoribosyltransferase, with the protein product MRFGFVNEDNMSILTDLYELTMAQVYFKDGMNKTAIFDFYTRPVENRSYLLNAGLEQLIYYLLNIRFTDEDIDYLRSTGKFDEDFLSYLKNFRFTGNLYAIDEGEIIFPNEPVVQVEAPLIEAQIVETFLINTLQLPILVATKAMRSYSVARGTILVDFGLRRSHGTDAGMKAARASYIGGFAGTSNVLAGKEYGIPIFGTMAHSFILAYGDEKKAFQAFAKVYPENAVLLVDTFDTVKGVENAVKAMKEMGMERFKGVRLDSGDLLKLSVEARKILDSNGYKDAIIIASGGINEYKIKDLLDRGAPIDGWGVGTELVVSADLPYLDCAYKLVEYDGRPVMKLSKKKVTLPYKKQIYRFYEDGKIKYDLITAYDEEVKGGRPLLKKYIENGELVADLPSLSKIREKAIQNFETLPDEMKDINSTVHHLPHVSSKIKETVERIIKKIKGEI